The following coding sequences are from one Lycium ferocissimum isolate CSIRO_LF1 chromosome 3, AGI_CSIRO_Lferr_CH_V1, whole genome shotgun sequence window:
- the LOC132051125 gene encoding zinc finger BED domain-containing protein DAYSLEEPER-like, with protein sequence MTTFDVEMVGSSSRGCDGEILDDMEEFYMFESSSACSSGKTQLDLYLEEPVVVRKGNENFDVLTFMKDNRMKYPELSLMARDLLSIPISTVASESAFSVGGLVIDKFQSSILPENAEAKSCSRDWMYGHQAPDDFEDDEDIAIDVEKIAAKLLS encoded by the exons ATGACAACTTTCGATGTTGAAATGGTTGGAAGTAGTAGTCGTGGATGTGATGGTGAGATATTGGATGACATGGAGGAATTTTATATGTTTGAAAGTTCATCTGCATGTAGTTCCGGAAAGACACAATTGGATTTATATTTGGAAGAGCCAGTAGTAGTTCGtaaaggaaatgaaaattttgacgTGCTTACATTTATGAAGGATAATAGGATGAAGTATCCTGAACTCTCATTGATGGCTCGTGATTTGTTAAGTATACCTATAAGCACAGTTGCATCGGAATCTGCTTTTAGCGTTGGTGGCCTAGTTATCGACAAATTTCAAAGTTCCATCTTACCAGAAAATGCTGAAGCTAAGTCGTGTTCTCGAGATTGGATGTATGGGCATCAAG CTCCTGATGATTTTGAGGATGATGAGGACATTGCAATAGATGTGGAGAAAATTGCCGCTAAACTTTTGAGTTAG